The following proteins are encoded in a genomic region of Alistipes shahii WAL 8301:
- a CDS encoding site-specific integrase — protein sequence MNRQKSTFRISFYVRRTRPNKHGEVPVCVRITVNGQRADTTIRKSILPDQWDAIRGQASPRTTLGKAINLYIDTVRARIIRIHRDLEMDEQPFTAQQVLDLYLGRKTSNRHTLFELFREHNDKCHQLVGIDLAAATAERYETCMKLTQEFMRHTYHRDDLYLDEVDRRFVEEFEFYLKTHRGCCHNTATKYLKNFKKITRIALAREWMQRDPFAEIRFSLQPVKREMPEKAEIERLMHKEIDIPRLAQTRDLFIFCCFTGLAFSDIKQLAPEHIVTDMQGHRWIRKPRQKTGNMCNIPLLEIPARILQRYRTDPECVAHNVLLPVSSNQKMNAYLKELADICGIRKQLTTHCARHFFATYTLANGVSIESVAKMLGHSDTKMTRHYAKVLDQTILREMNALPADL from the coding sequence ATGAATCGACAAAAAAGTACTTTTCGGATCTCGTTCTACGTGCGTCGGACGAGACCCAACAAGCACGGGGAGGTCCCCGTGTGCGTCCGCATCACGGTCAACGGCCAGCGCGCCGACACCACCATCCGCAAGAGCATCCTCCCCGATCAGTGGGACGCCATCCGCGGCCAGGCCTCGCCCCGCACCACGCTCGGCAAGGCCATCAACCTCTACATCGACACCGTACGGGCCCGCATCATCCGCATCCACCGCGACCTGGAGATGGACGAGCAGCCCTTCACGGCCCAGCAGGTGCTGGACCTCTACCTCGGCCGCAAGACCTCGAACCGCCACACGCTCTTCGAGCTCTTCCGCGAGCACAACGACAAATGCCACCAGCTGGTGGGCATCGATCTGGCCGCTGCCACCGCCGAGCGCTACGAGACCTGCATGAAGCTCACGCAGGAGTTCATGCGCCACACCTACCACCGCGACGACCTCTATCTGGACGAGGTCGACCGCCGTTTCGTCGAGGAGTTCGAGTTCTACCTGAAGACCCACCGCGGCTGCTGCCACAACACGGCGACGAAGTACCTCAAGAACTTCAAGAAGATCACCCGCATTGCGCTGGCCCGCGAGTGGATGCAGCGCGACCCCTTCGCCGAGATCCGCTTCTCGCTGCAGCCCGTCAAGCGCGAGATGCCCGAAAAGGCGGAGATCGAGCGGCTGATGCACAAGGAGATCGACATCCCGCGGCTGGCCCAGACGCGCGACCTCTTCATCTTCTGCTGCTTCACGGGGCTCGCCTTCTCGGACATCAAGCAGCTCGCACCCGAGCACATCGTCACCGACATGCAGGGCCACCGCTGGATCCGCAAGCCGCGCCAGAAGACCGGCAACATGTGCAACATCCCGCTGCTGGAGATCCCCGCGCGGATTCTGCAGCGCTACCGCACGGATCCCGAGTGCGTGGCGCACAACGTGCTGCTGCCCGTGTCGAGCAACCAGAAGATGAACGCCTACCTGAAGGAGCTGGCCGACATCTGCGGCATCCGCAAACAGCTGACGACCCATTGCGCAAGGCACTTCTTCGCCACCTACACGCTGGCCAACGGCGTCTCGATCGAGAGCGTCGCCAAGATGCTCGGCCACTCCGACACGAAGATGACGCGTCACTACGCCAAGGTGCTCGACCAGACCATTCTGCGCGAGATGAACGCCCTGCCCGCCGACCTGTAA
- a CDS encoding VOC family protein, with the protein MKLSNASLRVWDYGKCFRFYACEALAAKGVGFVDRPSDIPGWGVRAVRLRAPEESQIELFTFFGIIP; encoded by the coding sequence ATGAAATTGAGTAACGCAAGCTTGCGGGTCTGGGACTACGGCAAGTGTTTCCGTTTTTATGCCTGTGAAGCCCTTGCCGCAAAGGGTGTCGGGTTTGTCGATCGCCCGTCCGACATACCCGGTTGGGGAGTGCGGGCCGTTCGTTTGAGAGCCCCGGAAGAGAGTCAGATCGAACTTTTCACCTTTTTTGGAATAATCCCATGA
- a CDS encoding DUF488 domain-containing protein, which produces MTRIRIKRVYEAPAPDDGCRVLVDRLWPRGVRRDALHCDVWARDLAPSAGLRSWYHADPGDRWEEFRRRYTDELRASQAVREFVRGIEGVDTVTLLYASKNAAENHALILQEYLQRAAGGATTA; this is translated from the coding sequence ATGACACGGATACGGATCAAACGGGTTTACGAAGCGCCGGCGCCGGACGACGGCTGCCGCGTGCTGGTCGACAGGCTCTGGCCGCGGGGCGTACGCAGAGACGCCCTGCATTGCGACGTCTGGGCCAGGGACCTTGCGCCTTCGGCCGGACTGCGCAGCTGGTATCACGCCGACCCCGGGGACCGCTGGGAGGAGTTCCGCCGCCGGTACACCGACGAGCTGCGTGCGTCGCAGGCCGTGCGGGAGTTCGTCCGCGGAATCGAAGGTGTGGACACGGTGACGCTACTCTACGCCTCGAAAAATGCGGCGGAGAACCATGCGCTCATCCTGCAGGAGTATTTGCAGAGAGCTGCCGGAGGGGCTACAACCGCGTGA
- a CDS encoding RNA polymerase sigma factor, with protein MNVQVLSDQVLLNHYLSGDRSAISKLIERHSRRVKDYIHMMVKDCDVADDIFQETFIKAVRVIDEGRYTDNGKFLSWILRIAHNQVIDHFRAQRQNKSVSEAEAGYDVLGTLKLSERTVEDSMVCEQIERDVRALVELLPSEQREVVIMRYFSGLSFKEIAEQTDVSINTALGRMRYALINLRRMIKEKNLILS; from the coding sequence ATGAACGTGCAAGTATTAAGTGACCAGGTATTGCTTAATCACTACCTTTCAGGTGACCGTAGTGCCATATCCAAACTCATCGAACGCCATAGCCGCAGGGTGAAGGACTACATCCACATGATGGTCAAGGACTGTGATGTGGCCGATGACATTTTCCAGGAGACGTTTATCAAAGCCGTCCGTGTGATCGACGAAGGCCGTTATACCGATAACGGAAAGTTCCTTTCGTGGATTCTGCGCATCGCGCACAACCAGGTGATCGACCACTTCCGCGCACAGCGGCAGAACAAATCCGTGAGCGAGGCCGAAGCCGGCTACGACGTGCTCGGGACGCTGAAGTTGTCCGAGCGTACGGTTGAGGATTCGATGGTCTGCGAGCAGATCGAACGCGACGTGCGCGCGCTGGTCGAACTGCTGCCCTCCGAGCAGCGCGAGGTGGTGATCATGCGTTACTTCTCGGGCTTGAGCTTCAAGGAGATCGCCGAACAGACCGACGTGAGCATCAACACGGCGCTGGGGCGCATGCGCTATGCGCTGATCAACCTGCGGCGGATGATCAAAGAAAAAAATCTGATCTTGAGCTGA
- the proS gene encoding proline--tRNA ligase, whose protein sequence is MAKELKDLTKSDENYSQWYNDLVVKAGLAENSAVRGCMVIKPYGYAIWEKMQAALDKMFKDTGHQNAYFPLFIPKSFFSKEAHHVEGFAKECAVVTHYRLKNDPEGKGVVVDPDAKLEEELIVRPTSETIIWNTYKNWIQSYRDLPILCNQWANVVRWEMRTRLFLRTAEFLWQEGHTAHATREEAVEEAEKMIRVYRKFAEEWMSLPVVVGHKSPNERFAGAEDTLTIEALMQDGKALQSGTSHFLGQNFAKAFDVQYVNKEGKLEYVWATSWGVSTRLMGALIMAHSDNNGLVLPPKLAPIQVVMVPIYKTPEQLAEICARFGAIAAELRDKGISVKIDDRDNVRPGFKFAEYELKGVPVRLAMGGRDLENGTIELVRRDTLEKQTISQEGLVERIEGLMAEIQENIYKKALAYRESMITKVDTWEEFKRVLDEKGGFLSAHWDGTVETEVAIKEATKATIRCIPVDAVDEEGVCVFSGRPSHRRVLFARSY, encoded by the coding sequence ATGGCAAAGGAACTGAAAGATCTCACGAAGTCCGACGAGAACTACTCGCAGTGGTATAACGACCTGGTCGTGAAGGCGGGACTTGCGGAGAACTCCGCCGTCCGCGGATGTATGGTCATCAAACCCTACGGCTACGCCATCTGGGAGAAGATGCAGGCTGCGCTGGACAAGATGTTCAAGGATACGGGACACCAGAACGCCTATTTCCCGCTCTTCATCCCCAAATCCTTCTTCTCGAAGGAGGCCCACCATGTCGAGGGATTTGCCAAGGAGTGCGCCGTGGTGACGCACTACCGTCTGAAGAACGATCCCGAGGGCAAGGGCGTCGTGGTCGATCCCGACGCCAAGCTCGAAGAGGAGCTGATCGTGCGCCCGACGTCGGAGACGATCATCTGGAACACCTATAAGAACTGGATTCAGTCCTACCGCGACCTGCCGATCCTCTGCAACCAGTGGGCCAACGTCGTGCGCTGGGAGATGCGCACGCGCCTGTTCCTGCGTACGGCCGAGTTCCTGTGGCAGGAGGGCCACACGGCGCACGCCACGCGCGAGGAGGCTGTCGAGGAGGCCGAAAAGATGATCCGCGTTTACCGGAAATTCGCCGAGGAGTGGATGTCGCTGCCCGTGGTCGTGGGCCACAAGTCGCCCAACGAGCGTTTCGCGGGCGCCGAGGACACGCTCACCATCGAGGCGCTGATGCAGGACGGCAAGGCGCTGCAAAGCGGTACGTCGCACTTCCTGGGCCAGAACTTCGCCAAGGCGTTCGACGTGCAGTACGTCAACAAGGAGGGCAAGCTCGAATACGTGTGGGCGACCTCGTGGGGCGTCTCGACCCGTCTGATGGGTGCGCTGATCATGGCCCATTCGGACAACAACGGTCTGGTCCTGCCTCCGAAACTCGCCCCGATCCAGGTGGTGATGGTGCCGATCTACAAGACCCCCGAGCAGCTCGCCGAGATCTGCGCACGCTTCGGGGCGATTGCCGCAGAGCTGCGCGACAAAGGCATCAGCGTGAAGATCGACGACCGGGACAACGTGCGTCCGGGATTCAAGTTCGCCGAGTACGAACTCAAGGGCGTGCCCGTGCGGCTGGCCATGGGCGGACGCGATCTGGAGAACGGCACGATCGAGCTGGTGCGCCGCGACACGCTTGAGAAGCAGACCATTTCGCAGGAGGGGCTTGTGGAACGTATCGAGGGGCTGATGGCCGAGATTCAGGAAAACATCTATAAAAAGGCGCTCGCCTACCGCGAGTCGATGATTACGAAGGTCGACACGTGGGAGGAGTTCAAGCGGGTGCTCGACGAGAAGGGGGGCTTCCTTTCGGCGCACTGGGACGGCACGGTGGAGACCGAGGTGGCGATCAAGGAGGCCACGAAGGCCACGATCCGCTGCATTCCGGTCGATGCAGTCGACGAAGAGGGTGTCTGCGTCTTCTCCGGCAGGCCGTCGCATCGTCGGGTGCTGTTCGCCCGCAGCTATTGA
- a CDS encoding OmpP1/FadL family transporter has protein sequence MKRLIITLAAAATAAGASAQQWGGLLMDKDLLMPTDMIELSQTQFNFGTARAMAMAGAFTSLGADLSSMSINPAGLGMYRHGDISITPMMSFARSKGNAPEYGCNSRDRFSMANIGVVINAYEGSRSLISLNVGFGYNRIADFNYDYGFVRQNQGGTIGDAYARQLNWDGVSKNKFYTNGGSGDWVWPNDPQYWNAMLAYRGFLIDQTDPDDPGTWKPTWVGNNAGVDHYTMLRSKGSIGEYVLSVGANINNKIYIGASLGIQSVYQRKYIDYVEEYFYDAPSQNTPDFGNSGLDYQLLRWKLNQSVIVDGTGVNFKAGIVYRPTANLRLGAAIHTPTYYSLDRKFQSAAAGLAYANNDTDPNVTPDKNGYISTANDPNMTSPLLVDDGPNGWSFVSPTRLMFGASYTFGERGVISVDYERDWYNGIRIKDNPSGLDSQSWYNDSFRQNFKASNIVRVGAEFKPLPVLSLRAGFGYSGSMVRDDEFPPASPVIKQTTYYGAGVGFVLSRGVLLDLAYQYVSSKLSDYYLFYAEDKVGYTESALYSTDINRHNVALTLGFRF, from the coding sequence ATGAAACGACTGATAATCACGCTTGCGGCAGCCGCGACGGCGGCCGGGGCTTCGGCTCAGCAATGGGGCGGACTTCTGATGGACAAGGACCTGCTGATGCCGACCGATATGATCGAACTCTCGCAGACGCAGTTCAACTTCGGCACGGCGCGCGCCATGGCCATGGCGGGGGCTTTCACCTCGCTGGGCGCCGACCTCTCGTCGATGTCGATCAACCCGGCGGGTCTGGGCATGTACCGCCACGGCGACATTTCGATCACGCCGATGATGTCCTTCGCGCGCAGCAAGGGCAACGCCCCGGAGTACGGGTGCAATTCGCGCGACCGCTTTTCGATGGCCAACATCGGTGTCGTGATCAACGCTTACGAGGGTTCGCGCTCGCTCATCAGCCTCAATGTCGGCTTCGGCTACAACCGCATCGCCGATTTCAACTACGACTATGGGTTCGTGCGGCAGAACCAGGGCGGCACGATCGGCGACGCCTATGCGCGTCAGCTGAACTGGGATGGAGTCTCGAAAAACAAATTTTATACGAACGGCGGTTCGGGCGACTGGGTTTGGCCGAACGATCCCCAGTATTGGAATGCGATGCTGGCTTACCGCGGGTTTCTGATCGACCAGACCGATCCCGACGATCCCGGGACGTGGAAACCGACATGGGTCGGGAACAATGCGGGCGTCGACCACTACACGATGCTGCGGAGCAAAGGCTCGATCGGCGAGTATGTGCTGTCGGTGGGCGCCAATATCAACAATAAAATCTACATCGGTGCGTCGCTGGGCATCCAGAGCGTCTACCAGCGCAAGTACATCGACTATGTCGAGGAGTATTTCTACGATGCGCCGAGCCAGAACACGCCCGATTTCGGAAATTCCGGGCTGGACTATCAGCTGCTGCGCTGGAAACTCAACCAGAGCGTGATCGTGGACGGCACGGGCGTCAACTTCAAGGCGGGCATCGTCTATCGTCCGACGGCGAACTTGCGTCTCGGCGCGGCGATCCACACTCCGACCTACTATTCGCTCGACCGGAAATTCCAGAGCGCGGCGGCCGGACTGGCCTATGCCAACAACGATACCGATCCGAACGTGACGCCCGACAAGAATGGATACATTTCCACGGCGAACGATCCCAACATGACCTCGCCGCTGCTGGTCGACGACGGCCCCAACGGCTGGTCGTTCGTCTCGCCGACGCGGCTGATGTTCGGCGCGTCGTACACGTTCGGCGAGCGGGGCGTGATTTCGGTCGACTACGAGCGCGACTGGTACAACGGAATCCGCATCAAGGACAACCCCTCGGGGCTGGATTCGCAGTCGTGGTACAACGATTCGTTCCGCCAGAATTTCAAGGCTTCGAACATCGTGCGTGTGGGCGCCGAGTTCAAACCCCTGCCGGTGCTGTCGCTGCGTGCGGGCTTCGGTTACAGCGGTTCGATGGTCCGGGACGATGAGTTTCCGCCGGCATCGCCCGTCATCAAGCAGACGACCTATTACGGCGCAGGCGTGGGATTCGTCCTGTCCCGGGGCGTGCTGCTCGACCTGGCCTATCAGTACGTGTCGTCGAAACTGTCGGACTACTACCTGTTCTATGCCGAGGACAAGGTCGGGTACACCGAGAGCGCCCTCTATTCGACCGACATCAACCGTCACAACGTGGCGCTGACGCTCGGATTCCGCTTCTGA
- a CDS encoding cation diffusion facilitator family transporter: protein MSSEAEIRKRKIYRVTFVGFVVNLVLSVLKLAAGIVGRSGAMVADAVHSFSDLATDVVVIAFARISAKPRDDGHDYGHGKYETLATIIISLALGIVGAGILAGSIRDIRIVVDGGLLPRPGLVALVAAGVSIVVKEILYRYTVREGRAVDSPSVVANAWHHRSDALSSLGTLVGIACAYFLGQKWRIADPIAALVVAVFIFKVAFDLVRTGLNELLERSLPADVEEEILRIVTADPEVCQPHNLRTRRIGAAIAVEVHVRMDGAMTVARSHALTVDIERRLRARFGEGTMIAIHVEPLK, encoded by the coding sequence ATGTCCAGCGAAGCGGAAATCCGGAAACGTAAAATCTACCGCGTGACCTTTGTGGGGTTCGTGGTCAACCTGGTGCTGTCTGTGCTGAAACTTGCCGCCGGAATCGTCGGGCGGAGCGGAGCGATGGTGGCCGATGCCGTCCATTCGTTCTCCGACCTGGCGACGGATGTGGTGGTGATCGCCTTCGCGCGGATTTCCGCCAAGCCCCGGGACGACGGCCACGATTACGGCCACGGGAAGTACGAAACCCTCGCCACGATCATCATAAGCCTCGCGCTGGGGATCGTGGGGGCCGGGATTCTCGCCGGCAGCATCCGCGACATCCGCATCGTGGTCGACGGCGGACTGCTGCCCCGGCCGGGGCTGGTGGCCCTCGTGGCGGCTGGGGTGTCGATCGTCGTCAAGGAGATTCTCTACCGCTACACCGTCCGTGAAGGCCGTGCGGTCGACAGCCCGAGCGTCGTGGCCAATGCCTGGCACCACCGCAGCGACGCCCTGTCGTCGCTGGGGACGCTCGTCGGCATCGCCTGCGCCTATTTTCTGGGCCAGAAGTGGCGTATCGCCGACCCCATCGCGGCGCTCGTCGTGGCGGTGTTCATCTTCAAGGTGGCCTTCGATCTGGTCCGCACGGGGCTGAACGAGCTGCTGGAGCGTTCGCTTCCGGCCGATGTGGAGGAGGAGATTCTGCGCATCGTGACGGCCGATCCCGAGGTGTGTCAGCCGCACAACCTGCGGACCCGCCGCATCGGGGCCGCGATTGCCGTCGAAGTGCACGTCCGCATGGACGGGGCGATGACCGTGGCGCGCTCCCACGCCCTGACGGTCGACATCGAACGCCGCCTGCGCGCCCGCTTCGGCGAGGGCACGATGATCGCCATTCATGTGGAGCCGCTGAAATAG